A stretch of DNA from Desulfosarcina ovata subsp. ovata:
TTTTAAATCTTGGAACAAACAGAAATCGAAAATAAGGTTAGTAACTAGATTTTTCTCAGCAGAAGCAATGCATTCAGAAAGGATAACGACAATCCATGCAAGTCAAGATCAATAGGGAAATGACAGCGGCTGAAAGGAAAATGTATCCAAAAGGTTCCTTCTTCTCTTTCTCCTCACTTTCTTTTTTTCGATTTTTCCAAATAATCGACGCCTTCCTCGTAAAGTTCCTTGAGCTTTGCTTCGATTGTTGTACACACTGTCTTGAGTACTTTGATACGGGCAAAATATTTATTGTTCGCCTCTATCAGGGTCCATGGGGCATAATCTGTACTGGTCCTATCCACCATATCTATAACCGCCAGTTCGTACTGCTCCCATTTTTCCCGATTACGCCAGTCTTCTTCCGTAATTTTGAACCGCTTGAAGCCGGTTTGCTCTCTGGCATGAAATCTTTTTCTAATTTTATTGCCCGGTCCAGGCTTTGCTCCAGGTCCGCATCCTTTGTTTTGCCATAGGCCCTGTTCAGCATTGGCAACTTCACAAATAGGGGACCACATTTTTTACCCTGCATGCTTATCCTACACAACATCCTTGAAAAACTCAAAAACGAATTTGCTCAATCCGGTATATGGCAGCAAGCTGGGAAATACGGCGGCCTTGGCCGTTCGATTCCAATCGCTGGCAAAGGAATACATCGTCAACTTGTATGGCCGCTACTGGAACGTCGTGGCCTATGAACATGAGGGGTACCTTATCCATCTTTTACTAATTTTGATGGTCTCGTAAAAAGTCGCCGGGTCGTCATGCCGGACTTGATCCGGCATCCAGAATGCCCAGAATGCACTGAAATTACTGGATAGCGCTAAAGCTTACTACGTGCCCGGCCTACGCCGGAATGACGCAAAACATGGATTTTTAACTTTTTACGAATCCGTCAATTTTGTTCGCCCAGGGTAACCGCATTTGGACGGTTTCCTGTTTTTCGCGGCCAAGGACCGCTCCTACACGTTCTTACATATGGCTGTTTAATGGGTTGCGTTGTAAGAGCTGGCCATGCCTGCGACAACGGTTTTCCATAGAGGTTGCCAAATGCGGTTACCCTGTTTGTTCGCCGGCAATTGGTTGACATCGCAACCAAATAGGGATATATTAGTTGCGATGTCAACCAATATATCAAAAAAGGGAATTCATGCAATTAAAAGGCAGAAGGACTCCGGCTCGTTTCATCACCTTGCTTTTCAGAATGTTCACGGTCTACCTGAATCAGGAAATGCCCAAGTTAAAAATTGGTACGGGACAGTATATTTTTTTAGCCGAGCTTTTTGATGAAGACGGCAGAAGCCAGGATGACTTGACCCGGTCCACCTATCTAAACAAGGCCAACACGGCAAGGGCGCTGAAAAAATTAGAAGACCTCGGGTACGTCCGGCGGGCCTCCGACAGCAACGACCACCGTGTCAAGCACGCATATTTGGAGCCGGCGGCAAGGGAAATCGAAGAGGAGTTCTGGAAGATTATCTTGAAGTGGAGCGAAATTCTCAGCCGGGATTTATCCAAGAAACGGCAGCAGCAGTTGTTAACCGATCTTGAAAAGATGGCGGATAATGCTTTTGCCTATTTGAAAAGATATTGAAACATTAAACAGAGGCAGGATAAAAATGGGAAAGGAGATGATAGATGTCAGAAAAATTAAAAATTTTGGCAATCAACGGTAGTCATCGATAGCAATAGTTTCCGGCGGATTATTGCCAATATGGACGGTTGCCAGAAAGGGGAATTCCTATTTCCGTCAGCCTTTTTAATCCAGGTGCAACCTGAATTGGCGACCAGCCAGCTTAATGCGCTGGCAAAGGCCGGACAAGAAATTGTCCTCAACGGTTTTATCAGCCCGGAAACCGTGAGTGCGGTCAATCAAGAGTATATCGATGATCCGGCTGCGATTATCGAAATGCAGAACCAGTTTTTTCAAGGGGGGAAAATATAACTCTTTGTTGGAAGATTAAAAATATTCGAATTCTGTATAAAAAACCAATGGAAAGGCATGTTAGGCGATTGGCGGAAAAGAATATACCCGGATGCGCATGATTTTCATTCGTATTCAAGGCGGGCTTTTTTACGCATAGTGGGGCTATGTGTGGAAACGCCCAACGCAGAAGACGGAGGAAAAGACAAGCAGGCGGGTATATGCTTTGACAGAAATCGCCTTATTGCGCGGCTTCTGATTCTCGCCGATTGTGGAGGCAGTAACGGTTATCGTACACGTCTTTGGAAAGATCGGCACTTTGTAGCCGATATAATCTTCGTGTGAAGGTTTGCCATTATCCTCCGGGGTCTTCTAAAAAGATTGAGTGATGGCCTCGTATTGATTCAAATGCCAACCTACAGTTTAAACCGCAACACCATCCCATTGAGGGTTTCCGCCAGGGTGGACAACTCACCGGCACTGCTATTCACCTGGTTGCTGCTGGTGGCGATCTGATCGGTCGACTGATTGACCTCGGTAATGGCGGCGTTGATGTTGGCCGCTTCGTTGGTCGCCTCTCCGACATTGCGGTTGACCTCTTCGAAACCGCTCGACACCTGAACAATATTGCTGACAATTTCTCGCGTGGCGGCGGATTGCTCTTCAACAGCAGTGGCAATTCCCGCGATCACATCGTTGACGTTGCCGATGACTGTCGACACTTCCTGAGTCTGGGAAATGGTAGTTCGGGTCGTATCCTGGATCGTATTGATCTTGAGTTTGATGTCCTGCGT
This window harbors:
- a CDS encoding MarR family winged helix-turn-helix transcriptional regulator, coding for MQLKGRRTPARFITLLFRMFTVYLNQEMPKLKIGTGQYIFLAELFDEDGRSQDDLTRSTYLNKANTARALKKLEDLGYVRRASDSNDHRVKHAYLEPAAREIEEEFWKIILKWSEILSRDLSKKRQQQLLTDLEKMADNAFAYLKRY